From the Manis pentadactyla isolate mManPen7 chromosome 6, mManPen7.hap1, whole genome shotgun sequence genome, the window AACCAACAGTggcaatggttgcacaacattgtgaatgtacttaatgtcactgaactgtacacttaaaatggtttaaatggtaaattttatattatatatattttagcagaataaaaaacaagaagaTACGATCTACAAATTTTACTTCCCCCTTATATTCTTCCTAAAATAAATCTTAAACTTCttcaaaaaggggaaaaaaattaggcATATGGTCTTGCTCAGACCTTTATCTCTCCTCAGAGTAGCTGATTATTTACCTATCTACTCAGGATTACAGAGAAAAAGTTCTGACCTATGAACATACCATCATAGAGTCAACATTTCACACACCCACACCAGATTCCATTAGAAGTACCTCTTTCTGTTTTGGGGGTCTCATCCCATCTGTTTTTACGAGCACTGGAAgttgcacctccatggcctggtGTTGCGTGGCCTGGTGTATCACCTCGTCCAGGAGTAGCAGCTCCCGCTGGTGTGTGGCTAGGTGTAGGATCCCATATTTTTGAGCCTGGGGTTGCTCCAGGAGTCTCACTTCCCTTTGCACGACCTGGTGTCTCATCCCATCTTAAGGAAGGGGTGTGTCCAGGGGTCTTAACAGagcaaaaaacattttatttcacacacctatacacccatataaaaataactagaaattctgtgtcaaaaaatttttaaacagataAATCTTTGTTCTATGCTCTGTAATTAAGAATTAGAGTAGATTATCCTGCTTAAAAGATACCTACTTTCCAACAAACATTTTTATGaccaaaataaagttttaatttgGAGCAATGAAAAAAAAGACCTAGCTTAAACAGCAATCTATTTTGGATCTGCTACTAATAGCTCCACAGCTTTGGGGAAATCAGAGGTTTCTTCATCTAGATCTGCAGTCAAGGAATTTCAGCTCTAATTCTATCAGTACTTTTCAAACTGGGGCTGGGATATATACCCATGAGTTCTTACTAAGAATTACtatttttgtgtgtttaattAATGTAAGGATGTCTCATGGTTTCAGTCCTTGAGTTTACACTTACAATCAAACTTGAAATGATATTACTCTAACTGATGCTGGCAAGATTAGTGAAAAAAAGATAAGAAGTGGATCTGGGTAATCAAAGGTTCCATGGTAGTTGAGAGACAGGTAGTAGTAGGTGATGTACATAGACCATCAGACAATATAATATCAAAGCAACAGATGATTTACTTAAGCAAAACAAAATCTGTATTTAAATGACTCATAAGTATTATACTGCTTTTATATTTCTATGCATTTGGTTTTAAAGTTGGATGTGCTATGCAATAGGAGTTCTATTTAGCTTTATGTTTGTAAATTTGCATTAATACCATAACAGATTTAAGATTCATTAGACTAGGGTAGTGGAGACAGACTGAAAGAAGGTGGCTATATCCTGAGTATATTTAAAAGTGGgatcaataaaatttatttatggaCAGGACATGGGGTAAGAGATAAGAAAGGAGTATAAGATGACCCTGAAATAACTCCTAAGGTTTGGTCAACAGACATGGGAGCAGACTGAACGGAGTGATGAGTAGAGAAAATCACTTTTACTTCAGAAATACTGATTTTGAAAAGCCTATTGAACATCCAAGTAAACATTCCAGGTCCAAAGAACAGAGAAGTAGGGGACAGATTGATAAACTGAGAATTGTCTTACAGAGATGGTATGTAAAGACAGGAATGAGATCCTAAGGAGTGAGTTTAGATGGAAAAGAGGTCAAAAGACTGAGGATCAGAACACCCTAAATTTAAGGAAACTGAGGAAGATCCAACAAACAAGACTGAGGAGCAGCAACCAGTGAGGAGAGTATTAGGATAATCaagaaagaatgaagtccagAAGCTAAGAAAGAAAAGGGTATCAAACAATGTCAACTACTACTGATAGTATACTGAGTAATACAAGGATTGAGACTTAACCTTTGGATTTAGCAATGAGGCAGTCTTAGTGGAAAGGTGTACGCAAGAGAGACTAGATAAGCAGAGAGCACAAGTGTACACAACTCAAAGCATCATTaagtaaaaagagacagaaatgggATGGTAGCTGGAAGGGGATGTAAGCACCAAAGGATGGTTTCctgcagggttttttttgttttttttttaatgatgaaatgGGTAAAATGTGTTTGCTGATGATAACCTAGAATATGGAAGAAAAAACATATCATACTAGAGTCCTTGGGTAATAAGGGGATGGGAAGCAGCACATAAAAGGCAAAGTTAAGCTTTGGAGAGTCAATCAGACTACAGTTCATATTGTAATGAGAAAAAGCACAGCAGATGAGAAAAGATATAGATTCAAGATTCTATCAGGCATACTGGTAGATTTCATAGTTAGAACATATCtaagttttcattgttttttgccGTTTCTATTTGGGGAGAAAATAGGAAGCAAAGTCATCAACTAAAAAGGAAGCATCTAGAGAGGTATTACAGGTTTGATATACAAAGAAGTTCTCTGCAGTGGGAGGAGGGGCAGTTATTACTCAATGATTACAGAGTTTGCTTGAGGTGATGAAAAGGTTTGTAAATAAATGGTGGTGACGGTAGTATTGCACTAGGAGTATAATTAATGCTgctgaactgcacacttaaaaattgttaaaatggctaAATTTacgttatatatttttataataaaaattccaaaaaacaaaaacacccaaaGTTCTCTAGAAAAGTTAATTGACCAAGGAAACCCACTAACAGTGTGGTCATAAGTTTAAATAATCTATCCAGAAAACAAGGAAGATTGTATTCAACCTCTACAACGTGACATACTTACAGATCTCTAATATTCCAAAGGAACATCCTTTTACTCCAtgtatggactgaattgtgtctccccaagCCTTATGTTAAAGTCCTAACACCCAATGTAACTATATTTGGAGGTGattaggttaaatgaggtcattagggccCTAATATGATAGGACTGGTGTGCTTATAAGACGAGACACTAAAGAGCGTACGCTCTCTCTCCATgctcacacagagaaaaaaggtcatgCTGAGGACATAGCAAGAAGGGGGCCATCTACAAACCAGAAAcagagctctcaccagacaccaacaCTGCTAGCATCTTATCTTAGACTTCAGGCCTCCAGaactttttgagaaaataaatgtctgctaagccacccagtctgtggtatcttGTTATGTCAATGAAAACAGACTAACACACTCCATAtgagagaagaaaattaaaacagcaataataaaaaataaaaagaaattacctCTGCTTGATCCCAACTTGATAGCTTTTTGGGAGTTGCACCAGGTGTCTGATCAGCTGTTTGATCCCAACGCCGTTTTCGTTTTGAGGGAGGCTGGGATGCTGCTGCTCCATTGACGACTTTTAGTTCTCCAGCTTTAGCTTTTTCTGCTAGCTGTTGCCTAATTTCTCTCTAAAAATTCGTGAATATGCAATGGGtatctttaaaacattttcagtacatttttatataatttgtacAGTCATGTctatttaatgtcattttattcttCCCTCATTCTCCTTCCAATGTTACTGGGAGTCCCACTTCTTAGTTTTCCTCTCTTTACTGTACTTTCAGTTTTATACAAGGTCATTTTGCATAAGAGATGAGCAAACAAGCACAGAATTTACAATACAGAGCACCCTACTTTATATACAGTTAGTGAGGTCAAGTCTTCAGTCAACCTTGGAGAGCCAAAATGCTTACACggaaacaaaatttttatttacaaCTTGCATAAATAGCAATTAAGACTATGTAACAAGACAGAAAAGTGGAAGAAagtgaaaattttttaattatgctATGATTGTAACTATAAAATTATATACGATAGTCATTAATAAATCTACAATTTACCCAAAATTTTAAAGTGGGGTTACATACCCCATTTAATCCATCAAACAAATCTATTATAAATTCATAATAAATTATAGAGACTTACTATTCAAACAAAACAGAACCAAACCTGTAGACCAGCAGGAATTCTTCAGTAACTTTTGCCCATACTCAAGCTGAATCTTATGGGAAAATTTACAACCTTTTCAAAGAGTGATTTATCTATTCAACTTTCCCTTACCTACTGGCTTCAGACACACAGCGTCTATTCCCCCCTCCCAGATATACCCACTATAAGAGACGTATGTATAAATATGGCCAAAGGGTCAGGGACTAGAAACCCATACAGAAATAGGAAAGTTTAATTTGGAAGGTAGCAGAATTTTGCATAAGGTTCTTtctcacctttatttttattaatactattaaaacattatttgtgcagcaaataaaaaggaaatacaaaaatttCTCAATCTCAACTTTCTTTACATTCTTTAAcaccatcaaaattaaaagcaggGTTACATACTTCTTCTTTAGTCAAATGCTGTTCTCGCATTACATCCATGTAAGTCctagcattcattttaggatcaGGGGTCTTCCCTCCTGCAGAAAAGAACAGCAACAGGACAAGAGTAcaataaataaaagacaattaGGTTTAACTGATTTATCTGCCCTGCTCTAATATTATGTTATTCCAtaatcatttaatttattttttgatggaAAACTTTAATAATTATACATCTTACTTTTTATTGGGTTTGCTGATCAATTTAACCTGTTTGAACACAAACATATCTACAGCAGTTTAAAACAAATACTTTAatgcatataaaaacaaaatgacagcACAGTTTAGTCTTCAGAAGTGATGGGTTCCTGGGTTGCTAATCCGGAATACGTACACTTTCGTGCCTTTGTCTCCATCAGCAGTTCTGACTTCAAGCAGCAGAATAGAAGCCTAGAAAATTATCTCTTTACCATTAGTAACACTTTGGAAAGATATCTATATGCAAAACATTACCTGTTGCAAGCTGTTAAAATCCTTACTATAAATAACTATGACTAGTAAGTTCTTCATACAATGTTCTAAAACAGTTATAGTTTagaaaatctgatttttaaaaaatatacccaGAATCTTATTCTGATGTTGTTACTAAAAAGGGCttcatgctttttaaattttgttgacccagaaacatctttattttcttagcaAGTATAAAATACAACTGGAAACATATTACTTGAAATATATTACTTCTACCAGTTATTATGATGCACACAGAAGAAAAGTGGTATACAAAGAGATGTGTTAGTCTCTTGTTTAAAGTTTCAGTATTTGCTTTTCAAACTTCAAAATATCTTAAAGAAGCCCAAACAGTATATAACAAGACTCACAGAGGCACACTATGTTTTAGAAATGTGGTAATTAGCTATACAAGTAGTATAGCATCacaatttaggaaaaaaataataaaattctaagACATTTCCTATGCTGACGATCATGCCCAATTGGTAGTGTCATTCTTTCTGACACTAGCTCTGTTAAGACTTCCTTTGGAATACTTTTTCACCATAATCTAGAGAGGATGTGTTGAACTGCACCCTTAAGAATGCAGACAGGACTGGCATATAGCAGTACTGCTGTAGGAAAGAAATTAAGGACAGTTAGTATGGGCCTGTGAATTCTGACATACATGTTTAAATCAATTACAATTATGCAAGTAAAAAAAGAATATCCCTACTAATTCATGCAGGCTGAAAGTCTAATTTGTAAACCTGCAGCAGAATCTAATTTTAAGAAACAGGCACctaattttgattttgaaattcaCCCACCTGAGGAAAGCTTCCATCAGGCTTACTGTGCCCCTTGTGCTGACTTGCACACTAAAATTAGCAAAACAGACTCcaactattaaaaatatcaaaGTCTTTGTATACatacttttgtttttactttaagtATGCTTAGAGCAAAGTAGGTGCATTTACTAAACTATATTTAGAGCAATATGGGGGAAGCTCTAATGTGAGAAAGTTTCTCAAAGTAACAATCCTAAAAATCTAGGATTTGGAATGAGATTTTTCAATAATTTGAAAGTATTTTGAGCAGAAAAACACATTTGTTCAAAGTATAGAAAGCGTAcccaaaacaaaagtaaaagaaaaacctTTAACCCTTTGCGTTTCTATGGCATTGGCTCATTATTTTCTTGTCCTTCTACCTGGAAAGAAAACTTGCATTATAAAGATGAAGAATATGGCATCTGTGACTTCAACCAAATCTATACAAATCTATAATAAGggggattttaaaaaagaaaagcaaattcatAAGCAtgccaaaaaaaatcaaagggcTAAAGACAACTTAATACAAATAAATTTCTTAATACTTATAGAAAAGTGGGAAAGAATTACCGTCTGCAAAAGGATCAAGACGCTCTGGGGAAATTATCATGGTCCGCCTGTGCTTTTTGTATTCATCTTCCCGGTCTGCAATCTTCGGAGGTCGGTGCTCAGCAAATGGATCATACTGAAGAGAGGTAACTAATTTACTACCCGCTTATGAAATAACCAAACAGCATATCACAAGCAAAAATTTTAAGACAtgcaaaaatgtttaataaatgccTACTAACAGAAGAAATATTCTGTAACTTTATGGATAAgtattaatatgaaaaataatgcaTACAGAAATGAgacaatatacatatatacatttctaCCATTCAGTTCATGAAATGATTAccattataaaataaactaagtatcatttttaattttcccaaATCCACTCGCCTCAAAACATTCTAATACCTTGATTCCTAAAACATGTGAGCTTCCGTGGGAATTGAGACATTGTTTTCTTTAGCTGAATAaactctgattttaatttttaaaaaaaatcacctgtTCTGTTGACTGTGGTATATCATTAAGCAATGCCACAGGGGCATGATATCCTGGCTTCTTCTGACCAAGCAAACTTGTAGATGATGAGTAGTCATCGTCATCCTGCAATGAAATACCCCAAAAAGCCATAAACAAAATGTCCAAACTTAAAAGTCAGAATATGTAAACACTGAATATGAAAATCAAAAGTCTAGTGTGATTAGTAACAGTATGATGTCCAAGCTACTGTCCATGAAACTTACAAATGCTTAGGTTTTCCTTTCAACTCAAAAagctattaaagaaattaaatgtagTTCTCTTTactctttgaaaaatattaaacaagGAAAGGATTGCTTCTGGGAAAGTCAATTAAAATACATATGGCCTAGAAAAATCTGCCATTTCATTTTCTCACTGAAGCTAATGAAACTAAACAGCTTTTTCAGAACTctccattttcttgttttttaaactcacattttaaaaatgtaatttaaccACAGAAACAAGTAAAATTCAATTAACCTTAAATGTATTTGTTTCCCTAATAGTATGTTTAAACAGAACAGTATTATGTTGTTACTTTATCAGTATAAAAAGTGCAATAATGATTATCTCAAGATCTTAAACACCTCATTTATTTTACTGAAAAAGGAAACAACACTTTCCCCCTCCATTTCTGGAACATATCACTACCTCTTAAGGTATAATAATGCAAATAGAAGTCTGATCGGATTCTAGAAATTTTGAGACTTTTAAAttcttctgaaaagaaaaaaagtgccaactataaaataaaatgtgacttGACTGTTATAAAAGTTTAATaatctttacacattaatttttGTTACTCTATTACACAAAAAATGGATAGTTACTTCACCAAATTTGGACATTGGGATGGTCTGACAAAATACAAGTTATGTGatacatattaaaacattttgagagatgtatttaaaaatgaaaagtggtcATCTCCAGAGTAACTGAAACAGGCATGGAAAGCCCCTTAGTATCAGTAAGAAGTAACATGTTTATATTAAGTAACATTCTTCATATTAAGATGCCAAGGGAAAAACAGCAGCAAGCTGAAGCCAGAAATCAAAattcacaaggacagatgtttTTTTACAATGAAGTCACTTCTCTCTTGGGCTCTCAAGATAGAGCCCAGTAGGTACAATAGAGATTTACTTTACAATGGGTAATGAATGATATGCAGGTGCTTTGCTGGAGAAACTAGTTTTAATATAAAGATTCAGAACTGAGCACTTTCAAACGTTTCTGAACCTTACAGAGGAAGGACACCTTCAGAGTTTTAATCCTCTAAAGGAAAGATCTTGCAATCTCCAAAATGTCTCCCCAGATTAAACCCAACAACTAAAACAGATAAATTCCTTATTATTTCTGGCTCTCCATCAAAAGAAAAGTTTGAGTCTTGTATATTAAGTAACTTACATCTTCAAGTTCAGTTGCAGCAATTGATGTCACGTATCCAGCAAATCTGCTGTCACTCCCACCATAAATTTCCTGGTCATAATAACCTGTAGAATCAAGGCCCACACCTTGAGCTTCATCAAGAGCCGCCTTCTTGCCTTGAATTTCTCGTATCTGTGCTTCAATATCTGTAACAAAGTTAATACAGActtccttaatttcattttctaaagagCACCCAATACAATACTGCATTTCCTTATGAGGTATACCTATTATCAAAAGACTCTCTTGAAtacagaaactttaaaataattataccaTGTAGGGGGTTAGCAGAACTATACCAAGTACGGATTTTTAATACATTTCCCCTACCTCGACAGACAATACTCATGCACAGAGGAGATACTATTTCATCAACTACAAATTACTTTTATCTTAAGGATGGGTTACCAAAGTTTATTAAATTACTGTTGAATTCTAAATCTTccccaaatgaaaaaaattatgtcaATGGTGGTTAGGAGCCAAGAGCAACACTCAAGATTAAACTCAAAATTACAAAATTGGCTGCAACCATCATCACATTATGATTAAGAGCTGGAGATCGAGAATCAAAATGTCCATCTTCAAATACAGGCTCTTTCTCTGCTAATTAATATGTTATTTAATCTAACCTATCTATGTCCTATGTGTTTCAGTTTCCTacgacatatatattttttaaggattaaatgaaataacatgcaACACTTAAGAATTCAATTAATGAATTAAATCTTGCCATATCTCACCTCCCCAAGCACTATGTTCTATCCATAGGTCTAACATTTAGAAGAGGTACATTGGTGGATGAAGTAGCAACTCTTCTCAACTGTTTCCCCAAACATCTCAATTTTGAATTATGAATTTTTTCAAGACTAAAAAATGTAACACACTACAATGAACACTCATACTCTTTACCTATATTCATCAAATGATTATGtatataaaaaagcaaatatatgtgtgtacatataactTCTTTAAGCCATTTAAAGCCCCTAATATTTCAACATGTACTTTCAGATGTAGGACATTCTCCAATATAACCACTACAGTATTAACATGCTTAAGAAATTAAACCTTGACTTATATCATCTAATACATCATCCAGCATCAAATCTCCCCAATCATCCCTGTAACATCCTTTTTAGGTGTTCTGTCTTTGACTCATGATCAATCAAGAACCAGgcactccatttatttagttgtcATATTCTTTTAGTCTCCTTTATGTACTTCTAGTCTTTCCTGACATCAGAAAACTCTAAATTACAGGCTAATGTTTCATTTTAGTAatttaaatagtaaataaaacagTTTCCACCACCAATGAATTCTGTGACCTAACAGATGTTTCAGTTCTTGCTAGCTCATTACCTTCAGCTGAATTAAACCCTTTAACACTAGGCACTTCAAAAATTTTACTAGTTGGCTAGGACCAAAAGGAAAAGACCTCAGGGAAAATACAAATGCCCAACCTCTACCCCCAGGCTAAGGGAGAAAAGCCTCTGCAGTTCCTCATGATGGGTGTGGTTTTAAGCAGAAAATGCAGTAACATTACCAGGTGCAAGGCATGGCAGGGCCATACTTCCCCAGAAGAGTGGGAGGCCTAAGAAACTCAAAGTAATAGGTTTGCTACTGAAGTTAGCAGCCAGTTTGTAACCAGATCTCAAAATTCAAGTCACATCACCACCATCTCCACAGTTATTACTGCACCTCTTTCCTCAAAATTGTTACCGCAGCTCAAGCAGCCAGAGACCTCTGTCATGATTAAAGACAAACAGAAATACCCCCTTTTGAGATTGGTGGTTCATTTTACTACTTTGTTTCTGTTTGAAATAtcatatatgcatttttaaagctttaaatCCTTATTTGCTCCCCGCCCCTAGTGTCCCCCCTCCCAGCCTCATACACTTTTCTCCCAGAATACGGAGAAACCCGTGTTTAGCTAAGGTTGGCGAAAAAGTCAGTAGAAATttactcttttcttcctttctgaacattatcatttctgaaatgttttgACGCTATTTTTAACCCCTAGATGCACGTATCAGTTGGTTCTTTCAAAGGACCACAAATGCCACTTGCCACAGGATCTAGGCAGTTAACACAAATGGGTGAATCAGGCAAGCCAAACAGTCTGTCATCTCTCCTCTATACCATCAGTGTCCTGTACTGACCACCCACAGCGAAATCACATGGGACACCTGTTACAAGGACAGACTCTTAAAGACCTCAGATGCATCAAGTTGCCATCTCCAACTTAACAGCCCAGGTTTTCGCATTAACACTCCCCCAGAAACTCATGGACTTTCACCCCCTTTCCAGTCCTAGCCCACAGTTACCATTAGAACATCATTTGACACTTTCTTCCTAGCTCAAATACAACTGAAAAATGAGAAAGGGGTATTGTTTCACAAAAACTGCATCATACCATACTTACTTACCACTGTGCAGattgcctccccacccactcacacCTTTCCACCTGGGGCCAATGCATCGCAAACACCTTTCTTATTTCCCTTCTGAAGACTTTCTCCATTCTAAGTTTTCAGCTCGTCCTTCATTTGGATAATACACTTACTCAGGAACTACTTTCATCCACTGAATTTTACCTACTAATTTTATGTGCTTACTGATTAGCAACAGTTTTCTAATTACAAAGTCACACAAAATACTGAGTTAGTGTTTGCATAAAGTCtatgtatatctatgtatatcaAGACTAGATTCCTATTAAATCAAAATTCAGCACAAAACTACCTAGCTCAAGGTCTTCTGGGGCCAGGCAGCTTTCTACTTAATTCTGAGGGGAATTCATTACTAAAATTCTACAGGTTGTGTAGTCCAATGATTATATGCAAAACAGATACTGTTTCTGAATCTGACTGAAACTATGGATGAAAAGTCCAAAAAGCTAGTGGATCTCGTTTACCCATTGTAAACTGcagcacattcacacaaacatcaTGTTATTTACAAAATTAACAGATCTCACAAAACTCTGCAGTTTCACTCAGCAAgtgaaataaaaactagaaaattcaattttttaagaCTGTCAAAATATCAGTTTTTCTAAATATACACtcaaatatttagaatatatcTATTATATTAAGTTGCAATCTCCAACTCAGTAGCACtgtgatatttcatttttaaaataaacaaactgtggaaTATGGCAAAGTATTAAGCACTGATAAAGCTTGGCAGTGGGCTACActgtattcattatatttt encodes:
- the SF3B1 gene encoding splicing factor 3B subunit 1 isoform X3: MAKIAKTHEDIEAQIREIQGKKAALDEAQGVGLDSTGYYDQEIYGGSDSRFAGYVTSIAATELEDDDDDYSSSTSLLGQKKPGYHAPVALLNDIPQSTEQYDPFAEHRPPKIADREDEYKKHRRTMIISPERLDPFADGFYSAA